A DNA window from Pseudorasbora parva isolate DD20220531a chromosome 5, ASM2467924v1, whole genome shotgun sequence contains the following coding sequences:
- the gpr183a gene encoding G-protein coupled receptor 183-A: MEMVASTNSTQNDSDNCTNLYDHRGWAQYFLPTIYSLICIVGLLGNVLALHVIWPNLKKINSTTLYSANLVLSDILFSLALPLRVVYYAMGFHWAMGEVLCKAVAMLFYINMYAGVNFMTCLSVDRFIAVVLPLRFSRFRKVQKVRYICVAVWALVLMQTLPLLSMPMTNTEQSGHITCMEYPNFEKIDNLPVMLIGAVILGFGIPMLTILVCYSALCFKLRLLAKSNKLTEKSGRSRKVIGVICTVILVFVVCYSPYHIDLLQYMIRKLRYKPDCSELHEFQISLHITVCLMNLNACLDPFIYFFACKGYKKKVLKLLRKQVSMSFSSVVRTSPEGSSKDVFANEKILMSSRSYQKERSSVLLSDD, translated from the coding sequence ATGGAGATGGTAGCATCTACAAACTCAACTCAAAATGACTCGGACAACTGTACCAACCTTTATGACCATCGTGGTTGGGCACAGTATTTCCTGCCAACAATTTATTCTCTGATTTGCATTGTGGGACTGCTGGGCAATGTGTTGGCCTTGCATGTCATTTggcctaatttaaaaaaaatcaactccACAACTCTGTACTCAGCCAACCTGGTGTTGTCAGACATCTTGTTTTCACTCGCTCTGCCCTTGCGTGTGGTTTACTATGCTATGGGTTTTCACTGGGCAATGGGGGAGGTTTTGTGCAAGGCTGTGGCGATGCTGTTCTACATCAACATGTACGCTGGCGTCAACTTCATGACTTGTTTGAGCGTGGACCGTTTCATTGCAGTGGTGCTGCCGCTGCGCTTCTCCCGCTTCCGGAAGGTTCAGAAGGTGCGCTACATTTGTGTGGCCGTATGGGCCTTGGTGTTGATGCAGACACTGCCTTTGCTGTCAATGCCCATGACGAACACCGAACAAAGTGGTCACATAACATGTATGGAGTATCCCAACTTCGAGAAAATTGACAACCTGCCTGTCATGCTTATCGGTGCCGTGATACTAGGCTTCGGCATCCCTATGCTCACCATCCTGGTATGCTATTCGGCACTGTGCTTCAAGCTCCGCCTCCTGGCCAAGTCCAATAAACTGACAGAGAAGTCAGGTCGCAGTCGCAAAGTCATCGGCGTGATTTGCACCGTCATTCTTGTGTTTGTGGTTTGCTACAGCCCATATCACATCGACCTCCTGCAGTACATGATCAGAAAGCTGCGGTACAAGCCAGACTGCTCAGAACTGCATGAATTTCAGATCTCCCTTCACATCACCGTCTGTCTGATGAATCTCAATGCATGCCTCGACCCCTTCATCTACTTCTTCGCCTGCAAAGGATACAAGAAGAAGGTACTCAAACTGCTCAGAAAGCAAGTCAGCATGTCCTTCTCGAGCGTGGTCAGGACTTCCCCCGAAGGCTCCTCCAAAGATGTGTTTGCAAACGAAAAAATCCTGATGAGCTCCAGAAGCTATCAGAAAGAGAGGAGCAGTGTGCTTTTGAGTGACGACTAA